In one Tessaracoccus palaemonis genomic region, the following are encoded:
- a CDS encoding sulfurtransferase, which produces MIPPVIDADWLAAHPEAAILDARYYLDGRSAADAYARGHLPGAVRVDMDEVLADPGSPGRGRHPLPEPGRFAAGMAALGVGDDTLVVAYDDAGGAMAGRVVWLLRMLGHDAALLDGGLRAWEGELSTATPTPELATFTPGPWPDEALATIDEAATGSFVIDARAPERYRGDVEPMDPRAGHIPGARSFPLGGNLGTDGRFLSPDELRDRFAEIDADTDVISYCGSGVTACHNLIAMEYAGLGVKRLFPGSWSQYAATDRPAATGD; this is translated from the coding sequence ATGATTCCTCCCGTCATCGATGCCGACTGGCTCGCCGCCCACCCGGAAGCCGCGATCCTGGACGCCCGCTACTACCTGGACGGACGCTCGGCGGCCGACGCCTACGCACGGGGGCATCTGCCCGGTGCCGTGCGGGTCGACATGGACGAGGTCCTGGCCGACCCGGGCAGCCCCGGGCGTGGCCGCCACCCGCTCCCGGAGCCCGGGCGCTTCGCCGCCGGGATGGCCGCGCTCGGCGTCGGCGACGACACGCTGGTGGTGGCCTACGACGACGCCGGGGGAGCGATGGCCGGCCGTGTCGTGTGGCTGCTGCGGATGCTCGGCCACGACGCCGCGCTTCTCGACGGCGGCCTCAGGGCCTGGGAGGGCGAGCTGAGCACCGCGACCCCCACGCCGGAGCTCGCGACGTTCACCCCGGGCCCCTGGCCGGACGAGGCGCTGGCCACCATCGACGAGGCCGCAACCGGCAGCTTCGTGATCGACGCGCGCGCCCCCGAGCGGTACCGCGGCGACGTCGAGCCGATGGACCCCAGGGCCGGGCACATCCCCGGCGCCCGCAGCTTCCCGCTCGGCGGGAACCTCGGCACCGACGGGCGGTTCCTCAGCCCCGACGAGCTGCGCGACCGGTTCGCCGAGATCGACGCGGACACCGACGTCATCTCCTACTGCGGCTCCGGGGTCACCGCCTGCCACAACCTCATCGCGATGGAGTACGCCGGCCTCGGCGTGAAGCGGCTGTTCCCGGGCAGCTGGTCGCAGTACGCGGCCACCGACCGGCCGGCCGCGACGGGCGACTGA
- the ilvD gene encoding dihydroxy-acid dehydratase yields the protein MPALRSRTTTHGRNMAGARALWRATGVTDSDFGKPIVAVANSFTQFVPGHVHLRNMGALVSDAIKEAGGIGREFNTIAVDDGIAMGHGGMLYSLPSREVIADSVEYMVNAHCADALVCISNCDKITPGMFLAALRLNIPTVFVSGGPMEAGKAIIKDGEAETSLDLIDAMVKSVDDSVSDEELGRIEANACPTCGSCSGMFTANSMNCLMEAIGLALPGNGSTLATAAARKGLFEEAGRLVVELCRRYYDEDDDSVLPRSIATKDAFSNAMRLDVAMGGSTNTVLHLLAAAQEGEVGFGLDDIDAISRVTPCLAKVAPNSHRYYMEDVHRAGGIPAILGELARGGKLAETVHSVHSDSLAQWLADWDIRSGSTTPEAVELFHAAPGGVRTTEAFSSTNRWASLDTDAEGGCIRSTDHPYTLDGGLAVLKGNLSPDGAIVKTAGVPEDQWEFTGRAIVTESQEEAVDAILGKKLQPGDVVIVRYEGPKGGPGMQEMLYPTSYLKGVGLGPKCALITDGRFSGGSSGLSIGHVSPEAASGGTIGLVEDGDQITISIPQRLIQLDVDDETLAARRAARDAQGWAPKQRERVVSPALKIFGMLAQSADKGAARKLPEGI from the coding sequence ATGCCGGCGCTTCGGTCCCGCACCACCACCCACGGTCGCAACATGGCGGGCGCGCGCGCCCTCTGGCGCGCCACCGGGGTAACGGACTCGGATTTCGGCAAGCCGATCGTCGCCGTGGCGAACTCCTTCACGCAGTTCGTGCCCGGACACGTGCACCTGCGCAACATGGGCGCCCTGGTCTCGGATGCGATCAAGGAGGCCGGCGGCATCGGCCGCGAGTTCAACACCATCGCGGTCGACGACGGCATCGCCATGGGACACGGCGGCATGCTCTACTCGCTGCCCAGCCGCGAGGTGATCGCCGACTCGGTCGAGTACATGGTCAACGCGCACTGCGCCGACGCGCTGGTGTGCATCTCCAACTGCGACAAGATCACGCCGGGCATGTTCCTCGCGGCGCTGCGTCTCAACATCCCGACCGTGTTCGTCTCCGGCGGCCCGATGGAGGCAGGCAAGGCCATCATCAAGGACGGGGAGGCGGAGACGTCCCTCGACCTGATCGACGCCATGGTCAAGTCCGTCGACGACTCCGTCAGCGACGAGGAGCTCGGCCGCATCGAGGCCAACGCCTGCCCGACCTGCGGGTCCTGCTCCGGCATGTTCACCGCGAACTCGATGAACTGTCTGATGGAGGCCATCGGGCTCGCGCTGCCCGGCAACGGGTCGACGCTGGCCACCGCCGCCGCGCGCAAGGGGCTGTTCGAGGAGGCCGGCCGGCTCGTCGTCGAGCTGTGCCGCCGCTACTACGACGAGGACGACGACTCGGTGCTGCCGCGGTCGATCGCCACGAAGGACGCCTTCTCCAACGCCATGCGCCTCGACGTCGCGATGGGCGGGTCCACCAACACCGTCCTGCACCTGCTGGCCGCGGCCCAGGAGGGCGAGGTCGGCTTCGGCCTCGACGACATCGACGCCATCAGCCGCGTCACGCCCTGCCTGGCGAAGGTCGCGCCGAACTCGCACCGCTACTACATGGAGGACGTGCACCGCGCCGGCGGCATCCCCGCCATCCTCGGCGAACTGGCCCGCGGCGGCAAGCTCGCCGAGACCGTCCACTCGGTGCACTCCGACTCGCTCGCGCAGTGGCTCGCCGACTGGGACATCCGCAGCGGCTCCACGACGCCCGAGGCCGTCGAGCTGTTCCACGCGGCCCCCGGCGGCGTCCGCACGACCGAGGCCTTCAGCTCCACCAACCGGTGGGCCAGCCTCGACACCGACGCCGAGGGCGGCTGCATCCGCTCGACCGACCACCCCTACACGCTGGACGGCGGCCTCGCGGTGCTGAAGGGCAACCTGTCTCCCGACGGCGCCATCGTCAAGACGGCAGGCGTGCCGGAGGACCAGTGGGAGTTCACCGGCCGGGCGATCGTGACCGAGTCGCAGGAGGAGGCCGTCGACGCCATCCTGGGCAAGAAGCTGCAGCCCGGCGACGTCGTCATCGTCCGCTACGAGGGCCCCAAGGGCGGCCCCGGCATGCAGGAGATGCTGTACCCGACCAGCTACCTGAAGGGCGTGGGCCTCGGCCCGAAGTGCGCGCTGATCACCGACGGCCGCTTCTCCGGCGGCTCGTCCGGCCTGTCGATCGGGCACGTCTCTCCCGAGGCGGCCTCCGGCGGCACGATCGGGCTCGTGGAGGACGGCGACCAGATCACCATCTCCATCCCGCAGCGCCTGATCCAGCTCGACGTCGACGACGAGACCCTGGCGGCCCGTCGCGCCGCGCGCGACGCCCAGGGGTGGGCGCCGAAGCAGCGCGAGCGCGTCGTGTCGCCGGCGCTGAAGATCTTCGGCATGCTGGCGCAGTCCGCGGACAAGGGCGCCGCCCGCAAGCTCCCCGAGGGGATCTGA
- a CDS encoding DedA family protein, with amino-acid sequence MFDPTTWEAPYAVVLAALFVIVFCRTNATYWVGRAMASGAEHTRARRILSSPAYRKGAGWLNRWGAPAISVSFLTVGFQTMINLAAGVTRMPLRRYIPATIVGSIMWAFVYGTVGFVSFIALQRLWDLSPVAVVAIGLVVVAVAAWLLLSRDTAARPAEAEAGVES; translated from the coding sequence GTGTTCGACCCCACCACCTGGGAGGCGCCGTATGCCGTCGTCCTCGCAGCGCTCTTCGTGATCGTCTTCTGCCGCACGAACGCCACCTACTGGGTCGGCAGGGCCATGGCCTCCGGGGCCGAGCACACCCGCGCGCGGCGCATCCTGTCGTCGCCGGCCTACCGCAAGGGTGCGGGCTGGCTGAACCGCTGGGGGGCACCCGCGATCTCGGTGTCGTTCCTCACCGTCGGCTTCCAGACGATGATCAACCTCGCGGCAGGGGTCACCCGCATGCCGCTGCGCCGCTACATCCCGGCCACGATCGTCGGGTCCATCATGTGGGCCTTCGTCTACGGCACCGTCGGGTTCGTGAGCTTCATCGCCCTGCAGCGGCTGTGGGACCTGTCCCCCGTCGCGGTCGTCGCGATCGGGCTGGTCGTCGTGGCGGTCGCCGCCTGGCTGCTGCTCAGCCGGGACACCGCCGCCCGCCCAGCCGAGGCGGAGGCGGGCGTCGAGTCCTGA